A single genomic interval of Dyella sp. GSA-30 harbors:
- a CDS encoding VWA domain-containing protein, translating into MNPLDRWRLVLGRYADRRLPGAAGGSSGYARMDRALDYLYGREYKGRGLRQELGPGSLDPSQLTLVTWLNEVRELFPQDTVEVIEKHALDRYGMTELVTDPRTLERLEPNQQLLRTLLTLRGHLKGEVLEVARRIVRKVVEELKRKLESEIRQTLTGRLNRFRHSPMAIAQNFDAAGTVRRNLKHYDAERGKLVIDQVRFFERNTRRLPWDIILCVDQSGSMADSVIHSAVMAGILAGLPAFRVKIVVFDTNVVDLTGHSHDPVEMLMRVQLGGGTDIAQAVRYCAQLVENPHRTVMVLITDFCEGASPGELVRAVKQLAEARVRLIGLASLDGQSDPVYDRQMAERLAACGMEIAALTPQRLAQWLVKVIS; encoded by the coding sequence ATGAATCCCCTGGACCGCTGGCGCCTGGTATTGGGGCGATATGCCGACAGACGGTTGCCGGGCGCTGCCGGTGGCAGTAGCGGCTATGCACGTATGGATCGCGCCCTCGATTACCTTTATGGCCGCGAATACAAGGGCAGGGGACTGCGTCAGGAGCTCGGGCCAGGTTCCCTCGACCCATCTCAACTCACCTTGGTGACCTGGCTCAACGAGGTGCGCGAGCTGTTTCCGCAGGACACGGTCGAAGTGATCGAGAAGCACGCGCTCGACCGCTACGGGATGACCGAGCTGGTCACCGATCCGCGTACGCTCGAACGGCTGGAGCCGAACCAGCAACTGCTGCGTACCTTGCTCACCTTGCGCGGGCACCTGAAGGGCGAAGTGCTCGAGGTGGCGCGACGGATTGTGCGCAAGGTGGTGGAGGAGCTCAAGCGCAAGCTGGAATCTGAAATACGCCAGACCCTGACCGGGCGCTTGAATCGCTTTCGCCATTCACCGATGGCGATAGCGCAGAATTTCGATGCGGCCGGTACGGTACGGCGCAATCTGAAGCACTACGATGCAGAACGCGGCAAACTGGTGATCGACCAGGTGCGCTTTTTCGAGCGCAATACGCGGCGTCTGCCTTGGGACATCATATTGTGCGTGGACCAGAGCGGCAGCATGGCCGACTCGGTGATTCACAGTGCGGTGATGGCCGGCATCCTTGCCGGACTTCCGGCATTCCGCGTGAAGATCGTCGTGTTCGATACCAACGTAGTCGATCTGACCGGCCATTCCCACGATCCGGTCGAAATGCTCATGCGCGTGCAATTGGGTGGCGGTACCGATATTGCTCAGGCCGTCCGTTACTGCGCACAACTGGTGGAAAATCCGCATCGAACCGTCATGGTGCTGATCACCGATTTTTGCGAGGGTGCATCACCGGGCGAGCTGGTGCGTGCCGTCAAGCAACTGGCCGAGGCCCGCGTCAGGTTGATTGGCCTGGCCTCGCTCGACGGGCAATCGGATCCGGTATACGACCGTCAGATGGCCGAGCGCCTGGCCGCTTGCGGCATGGAGATCGCCGCGCTGACACCGCAGCGTCTCGCGCAATGGCTGGTCAAGGTGATCTCGTGA
- a CDS encoding aminodeoxychorismate/anthranilate synthase component II, translated as MLLMIDNYDSFTFNLVQYLGELGQDVKVVRNDALDVAGIRALRPSHIMISPGPGTPDDAGVSLDVLRELGAEIPVFGVCLGHQAIGQAFGGKVIRAKQIMHGKTSPVRHRGEGVFAGLPDPFEATRYHSLVVEQSSLPDCLEVTAWTEHADGSIDEIMGLRHKTLPVEGVQFHPESILTQYGHDLLSNFLGLPLKKLAA; from the coding sequence ATGCTCCTGATGATCGACAACTACGACAGCTTCACCTTCAACCTCGTGCAGTACCTGGGCGAGTTGGGCCAGGACGTGAAGGTGGTTCGTAACGATGCGCTGGATGTGGCGGGTATCCGCGCGCTCAGGCCGTCGCACATCATGATTTCGCCGGGGCCGGGCACGCCGGATGATGCCGGCGTATCGCTGGACGTCCTGCGTGAGCTTGGCGCTGAGATTCCCGTGTTCGGCGTGTGTCTGGGACATCAGGCGATCGGCCAGGCCTTCGGCGGCAAGGTGATTCGCGCCAAGCAGATCATGCATGGCAAGACGTCGCCGGTGCGCCACCGCGGCGAAGGCGTGTTCGCCGGATTGCCCGATCCGTTCGAGGCCACGCGCTATCACTCGCTGGTGGTAGAGCAGTCCTCGTTGCCCGATTGCCTGGAGGTGACCGCGTGGACCGAGCACGCCGACGGTTCGATCGATGAGATCATGGGCCTGCGCCACAAGACGCTGCCGGTGGAAGGCGTGCAGTTTCATCCAGAGTCGATCCTGACCCAGTACGGTCACGATCTGCTGAGCAATTTCCTTGGCCTGCCGCTGAAGAAGCTGGCGGCATGA